Proteins encoded in a region of the Zea mays cultivar B73 chromosome 4, Zm-B73-REFERENCE-NAM-5.0, whole genome shotgun sequence genome:
- the LOC100383329 gene encoding Protein LYK5 precursor, which yields MASFHDLTATAVLLLLFSILSGGLAPLQVQAQQPYGSQIADCTNQHNSSSLLGYFCGAAGSAPSCPTFLTFTARAQYSSLATIGALLGADPASVLAPNEATGADAPLPAGTRVLVPATCACTATPGGRFYQRNATYVAVAGDTLLIIANNTFQGLTSCQALEAQALRGAPPQSLDVGQSLPVPLRCACPSAAQAAAGARYLVSYLVDVFDDLTTVAARFGVDMGTVAASNQLQPPFTIDPYTTLLIPVSAQPNVSRIQTPPSPPPPPPVVARAPAPGKKSSNHVGVYIGVAVAVVVVAAIVSAGAFLAVRARRRRAGAVLATGEVAKKESKAGNDRAATSSGFTGGEFSLSTSEAFSSISVTDIKSSLKVYTYAELKAATDDFSPEHRIGGSVYRAAFNGDAAAVEVVDRNVSTEVEIMRKINHLNLIRLIGLCHHRGRWYLVTEYAEHGALRDRLLASATGTAAPLTWAQRVHIALDVAEGLRYLHEYARPAWVHMDVSSGSVLLAGDGPRAKLRGFGAARAITGATAGVDGEEGAEEALFTMTSRIAGTRGYIAPEYLEHGVVSPKADVYSLGVVLLELVTGRDAEELVGDGVGDPFVALRELAEELDGGGDAVLQRLEELVDPALPAGSCPQDAVVMVVRLIERCVRQDPARRPTTGEVAQRLLKLSGVSVVSWRNSPESPRSSGSGKGLMY from the coding sequence ATGGCCTCGTTCCACGATCTCACCGCCACCGCCGTGCTCCTCTTGCTCTTTTCCATCCTCTCCGGCGGGTTGGCGCCGCTGCAAGTCCAGGCGCAGCAGCCGTACGGCAGCCAGATCGCCGACTGCACCAACCAGCACAACTCCTCCAGTCTGCTTGGCTACTTCTGCGGCGCCGCCGGCAGCGCGCCGTCGTGCCCGACCTTCCTCACCTTCACAGCCCGGGCGCAGTACTCGAGCCTCGCCACCATCGGGGCGCTCCTCGGCGCCGACCCCGCCAGCGTTCTGGCGCCCAACGAGGCCACCGGGGCGGACGCGCCACTCCCGGCGGGCACCAGGGTGCTCGTCCCAGCGACGTGTGCCTGCACGGCCACGCCGGGCGGCCGGTTCTACCAGAGGAACGCCACGTACGTCGCCGTGGCCGGTGACACGCTGCTCATCATCGCCAACAACACGTTCCAGGGCCTCACCTCGTGCCAGGCGCTCGAGGCGCAGGCCCTCCGCGGCGCGCCGCCGCAGAGCCTGGACGTCGGTCAGTCCCTCCCCGTGCCGCTGCGCTGCGCGTGTCCGAGCGCGGCGCAGGCCGCAGCGGGGGCGAGGTACCTCGTCAGCTACCTCGTGGACGTGTTCGACGACCTCACCACCGTGGCCGCTCGGTTCGGGGTCGACATGGGGACCGTCGCGGCGTCCAACCAGTTGCAGCCGCCTTTTACCATAGACCCCTACACCACACTGCTCATCCCCGTCAGCGCGCAGCCTAACGTGTCGCGCATCCAGACGCCGCCGTCGCCTCCGCCGCCTCCGCCGGTGGTAGCGCGCGCGCCTGCTCCGGGCAAGAAGAGCAGTAACCATGTCGGGGTCTACATTGGCGTTGCTGTGGCAGTGGTTGTTGTCGCCGCGATTGTCTCAGCCGGAGCTTTCCTCGCAGTGAGGGCGAGGAGGAGGCGAGCCGGCGCCGTTCTAGCCACCGGCGAAGTGGCCAAGAAGGAAAGTAAGGCAGGCAACGACAGGGCGGCGACGTCGTCGGGCTTCACCGGCGGCGAGTTCTCCCTTTCCACCAGCGAGGCGTTCTCGAGCATTTCCGTGACGGACATCAAGTCCTCGCTGAAGGTGTACACCTACGCGGAGCTCAAGGCGGCCACCGACGACTTCAGCCCTGAGCACCGCATCGGCGGGTCGGTGTACCGCGCGGCGTTCAACGGCGACGCCGCGGCCGTCGAGGTGGTGGACCGGAATGTGTCGACGGAGGTGGAGATCATGCGGAAGATCAACCACCTCAATCTGATCCGCCTCATCGGCCTCTGCCACCACCGCGGCCGGTGGTACCTCGTCACCGAGTACGCCGAGCACGGCGCGCTCCGGGACCGCCTCCTCGCGTCCGCCACGGGCACGGCGGCGCCACTGACGTGGGCGCAGCGGGTGCATATCGCGCTGGACGTCGCCGAGGGGCTTAGGTACCTGCACGAGTACGCGCGCCCGGCGTGGGTGCACATGGACGTCAGCAGCGGCAGCGTCCTCCTTGCCGGTGACGGGCCCCGCGCCAAGCTCCGGGGCTTCGGCGCCGCGAGGGCCATCACGGGCGCCACCGCCGGCGTCGACGGCGAAGAGGGCGCCGAGGAGGCGCTGTTCACGATGACGAGCCGCATCGCGGGGACGCGCGGGTACATCGCGCCGGAGTACCTGGAGCACGGCGTGGTGTCGCCAAAGGCCGACGTCTACTCGCTCGGCGTCGTGCTCCTGGAGCTCGTAACGGGCAGGGACGCCGAGGAGCTGGTGGGCGACGGCGTGGGCGATCCGTTCGTCGCCCTGCGCGAGCTCGCGGAGGAGCTCGATGGCGGCGGCGACGCCGTGCTGCAGCGGCTGGAGGAACTCGTGGACCCGGCGCTGCCGGCGGGGAGCTGTCCGCAGGACGCCGTGGTCATGGTGGTCAGGCTCATCGAGAGGTGCGTCAGGCAAGACCCAGCGCGCCGTCCCACAACCGGGGAGGTGGCGCAGCGCCTCCTCAAGCTGTCTGGGGTCTCGGTGGTCAGCTGGCGGAACTCGCCGGAGTCGCCCCGCAGCTCCGGCAGTGGAAAAGGCCTCATGTACTAG